Proteins encoded by one window of Sandaracinaceae bacterium:
- the nadC gene encoding carboxylating nicotinate-nucleotide diphosphorylase, with amino-acid sequence MSERTLPPLPEVVLREVVERALLEDLARGDVTTDATVPLDVRAECVLRAREPMVLAGLPVFAATFAAVDPAIEVEAKKADGARLAKGDVVAIVRGRANPILKGERVALNFAQRMCGVASKTATLVDALPAGSETRITDTRKTTPGLRALERYAVRCGGGHNHRDDLSSAVLIKDNHVAACGGVAEAIRRARAFAPHTSKIECEVDTMEQLDVALEAGADIVMLDNFDDATLKAAVTHIAGRAFVEVSGNVTLARVPIIADAGVDAISVGGLTHSARAMDLGLDWS; translated from the coding sequence ATGAGCGAACGAACCCTCCCGCCCCTGCCCGAGGTCGTCCTGCGCGAGGTCGTCGAGCGCGCCCTCCTCGAAGACCTCGCGCGCGGCGACGTGACGACCGACGCCACCGTGCCGCTCGACGTCCGAGCCGAGTGCGTCTTGCGGGCGCGCGAGCCGATGGTGCTGGCCGGGCTCCCGGTCTTCGCCGCGACGTTCGCCGCGGTGGACCCGGCGATCGAGGTCGAGGCGAAGAAGGCAGACGGCGCGCGGCTCGCGAAGGGCGACGTGGTCGCGATCGTGCGCGGGCGCGCCAACCCCATCCTCAAGGGCGAGCGGGTCGCGCTCAACTTCGCGCAGCGCATGTGCGGCGTCGCGTCGAAGACGGCCACCCTCGTGGACGCGCTCCCCGCCGGCTCCGAGACCCGCATCACCGACACGCGCAAGACCACGCCCGGGCTCCGCGCGCTCGAGCGCTACGCCGTCCGCTGCGGCGGCGGCCACAATCACCGAGACGATCTCTCGAGCGCGGTGCTGATCAAGGACAACCACGTGGCCGCGTGTGGCGGCGTGGCCGAAGCGATCCGGCGGGCGCGCGCCTTCGCGCCGCACACCTCGAAGATCGAGTGCGAAGTGGACACGATGGAGCAGCTCGACGTGGCCCTCGAGGCGGGCGCCGACATCGTCATGCTGGACAACTTCGACGACGCGACGCTGAAGGCCGCGGTCACCCACATCGCGGGCCGCGCCTTCGTCGAGGTCTCGGGCAACGTCACGCTCGCGCGCGTGCCGATCATCGCGGACGCGGGCGTGGACGCGATCAGCGTCGGCGGGCTGACGCACTCCGCGCGCGCGATGGATCTCGGGCTCGACTGGTCGTGA
- a CDS encoding HAD family hydrolase, whose translation MKRAAFFDLDKTLVNVNTGTLYVRWRVREGHMGVRELMRASFWSLQYTLGVLDAERMGAEAVRTLTGVPEQQFRDECASWVRSEVLRHVAQKARDELRRRRDEGYVCAILTSSSPYVAEPVAEHVGIEHVLCSRIQVREGSFTGALESPLCYGAGKVDKALQWAERHGVDLASSAFYTDSVSDLPMLERVGEPRVINPDPRLSRLARRRGWAVETWRPS comes from the coding sequence GTGAAGCGCGCCGCGTTCTTCGACCTCGACAAGACCCTCGTCAACGTCAACACCGGCACGCTCTACGTGCGGTGGCGCGTGCGCGAGGGCCACATGGGCGTGCGCGAGCTGATGCGCGCATCGTTCTGGAGCCTGCAGTACACGCTGGGCGTGCTCGACGCGGAGCGCATGGGCGCCGAGGCGGTGCGCACGCTCACCGGCGTGCCGGAGCAGCAGTTCCGGGACGAGTGCGCGTCATGGGTGCGCAGCGAGGTCCTGCGACACGTGGCCCAGAAGGCGCGCGACGAGCTGCGACGGCGGCGCGACGAGGGCTACGTCTGCGCCATCTTGACGAGCTCCTCGCCCTACGTCGCGGAGCCCGTCGCCGAGCACGTCGGCATCGAGCACGTGCTCTGCAGCCGCATTCAGGTCAGGGAGGGGAGCTTCACCGGCGCGCTCGAGTCCCCCCTCTGTTATGGCGCGGGCAAGGTCGACAAGGCCCTCCAGTGGGCCGAACGACACGGCGTCGATCTGGCGTCGAGCGCCTTCTACACCGACAGCGTCAGTGACCTGCCGATGCTCGAGCGGGTCGGCGAGCCGCGCGTCATCAACCCCGATCCCCGCCTGTCCCGCCTGGCCCGCCGGCGCGGCTGGGCGGTCGAGACCTGGAGACCGTCATGA
- a CDS encoding biotin--[acetyl-CoA-carboxylase] ligase has product MTPLTADAIARRLTTVRYGRSLDVRAETGSTNDDAREAAGAGAADGHVVVADRQSRGRGARGRVWASPGGTDLYFSIVARLPLTPAQLPPLTLAVGLGVARAAEATLPDRSVSVKWPNDVLIEGKKHAGILVESVSLGSRIDSAIIGVGVDVNRADFGELGPIATSWRAETGQTFDRAQALATLLSSIEAEVDRFVRLGPRPVASAVEDRLAFRGRRVRCDALEGELLGLREDGALRLRTSGGERAVTSGSLRLA; this is encoded by the coding sequence GTGACCCCGCTGACGGCCGACGCGATCGCGCGGCGCCTGACCACGGTGCGGTACGGTCGCTCGCTCGACGTGCGCGCGGAGACGGGCTCGACCAACGACGACGCGCGCGAGGCGGCCGGCGCTGGCGCGGCGGACGGTCACGTGGTGGTCGCCGATCGCCAGTCTCGCGGCCGCGGGGCGCGAGGTCGGGTGTGGGCCTCGCCCGGCGGCACCGATCTCTACTTCTCGATCGTGGCGCGGCTCCCGCTGACGCCCGCGCAGCTGCCTCCGCTCACCCTCGCGGTGGGGCTCGGCGTGGCGCGGGCCGCGGAGGCCACCCTCCCCGACCGCTCCGTCTCCGTGAAGTGGCCCAACGACGTGCTCATCGAGGGCAAGAAGCACGCGGGGATCCTCGTGGAGTCGGTCTCGCTCGGGAGCCGGATCGACAGCGCGATCATCGGGGTCGGCGTCGACGTCAATCGCGCCGACTTCGGCGAGCTCGGCCCGATCGCGACGAGCTGGCGCGCCGAGACGGGTCAGACCTTCGACCGGGCCCAGGCGCTGGCGACGCTGCTCTCCAGCATCGAAGCCGAGGTCGATCGCTTCGTGCGGCTCGGCCCGCGACCGGTCGCGTCCGCCGTCGAGGATCGCCTCGCCTTCCGCGGCCGACGCGTCCGCTGCGACGCGCTCGAGGGCGAGCTGCTCGGCCTACGCGAAGACGGCGCGCTGCGCCTCCGGACCAGCGGAGGCGAGCGCGCCGTGACGAGCGGGAGCCTGCGGCTCGCGTGA
- the mrtC gene encoding MrtC family glutamic-type intramembrane protease — MSDAAPPESERSPVREVLLVFAATTLGAAIATRLPALVPGVDGYEHLLVAGLFLVAAIKLAQREPGGMRRHGIDLAGLLQPPDPDDARDEGPFGVYDLARAVRRAMPAAIREGGIAVAIAALVFPPFVVGFAWWHGPTRDFAFTLPDDLAAFALTQLLVVALPEEALFRGWIQTRLHDRWPPERRVLGVALDWRVWILQAALFALVHVATIPHPARLAVFFPGLLFGWMRAWRGGIGAAMLLHALSNVLAEILEKGWLL, encoded by the coding sequence ATGTCCGACGCGGCGCCCCCCGAGAGCGAGCGCTCTCCCGTGCGGGAGGTGCTGCTCGTGTTCGCGGCCACGACCCTCGGGGCGGCGATCGCGACGCGCCTGCCCGCGCTCGTGCCCGGGGTCGACGGCTACGAGCACCTGCTGGTGGCCGGCTTGTTCCTGGTCGCCGCCATCAAGCTCGCCCAGCGAGAGCCCGGCGGCATGCGACGGCACGGGATCGATCTCGCGGGCCTGCTGCAGCCGCCCGACCCGGACGACGCGCGCGACGAGGGTCCGTTCGGGGTCTACGACCTGGCCCGCGCGGTCCGGCGCGCCATGCCCGCGGCGATCCGCGAAGGCGGCATCGCGGTCGCGATCGCGGCGCTCGTCTTCCCGCCGTTCGTCGTCGGCTTCGCCTGGTGGCATGGGCCCACGAGGGACTTCGCCTTCACCTTGCCGGACGATCTGGCCGCGTTCGCGCTGACGCAGCTCCTCGTCGTCGCCTTGCCCGAGGAGGCGCTCTTTCGTGGCTGGATCCAGACGCGGCTCCACGATCGGTGGCCGCCCGAGCGGCGCGTCCTCGGGGTCGCGCTCGACTGGCGCGTGTGGATCCTGCAAGCCGCGCTCTTCGCGCTGGTGCACGTGGCCACCATCCCCCACCCCGCCCGGCTCGCGGTCTTCTTCCCCGGGCTCCTCTTCGGCTGGATGCGCGCGTGGCGCGGCGGCATCGGGGCGGCCATGCTCCTGCACGCGCTGAGCAACGTGCTCGCGGAGATCCTGGAGAAAGGTTGGCTGCTGTGA
- a CDS encoding Uma2 family endonuclease, with protein MSTDSVEVDPEVWPDVSAVQIEDDEPVDNIHSEKQMRLLTEPLYASWAGPPPRDDGAPRSFFVAANVGLFATPREPAVAPDVMLSLDVTPPPSFDEKRHRSYFVWEFGKPPDVVVEIVSNREGDELGLRRARYARMRVAYYVVWDRLGALGSQTLHTFELRGDLYQATERPFFEHAQLGLVEWTGVFEGMEERWLRWQTPDGALLPTGAERAESEHQRAERLAAKLRELGVDPDELV; from the coding sequence ATGAGCACCGATTCCGTGGAGGTCGACCCGGAGGTTTGGCCCGACGTGTCCGCGGTTCAGATCGAGGACGACGAGCCGGTGGACAACATCCACTCCGAGAAGCAGATGCGGCTGCTGACCGAGCCTCTCTACGCGAGCTGGGCCGGTCCGCCGCCGCGCGACGACGGCGCGCCCCGGAGCTTCTTCGTGGCCGCGAACGTCGGGCTGTTCGCGACGCCGCGCGAGCCGGCGGTGGCCCCCGACGTGATGCTGAGCCTCGACGTCACGCCGCCTCCGAGCTTCGACGAGAAGCGCCATCGGAGCTACTTCGTCTGGGAGTTCGGCAAGCCGCCGGACGTCGTGGTGGAGATCGTCAGCAACCGCGAGGGGGATGAGCTCGGCCTGCGCCGCGCCCGCTACGCCCGCATGCGGGTCGCGTACTACGTCGTGTGGGATCGGCTCGGCGCCCTCGGGAGCCAGACGCTTCACACCTTCGAGCTCCGCGGCGATCTCTATCAGGCGACCGAGCGCCCCTTCTTCGAGCACGCCCAGCTCGGCCTCGTGGAGTGGACCGGGGTCTTCGAGGGGATGGAGGAGCGCTGGCTTCGCTGGCAGACGCCCGACGGCGCGCTCCTCCCCACGGGCGCAGAGCGCGCGGAGTCCGAGCATCAGCGCGCGGAGCGCCTCGCGGCGAAGCTCCGTGAGCTCGGCGTGGATCCCGACGAGCTGGTCTGA